GGTGGCCTCCGGGCTACCCCTAtactgtttttatttcttttttttaggtttataattgtatattttttttattaagagtgacacatgtcatcattttattggcaTTGACGTATCACCTAATAGCTAGAATCCATCAAatgttttaacgaaatttaactacatgaactaaattatatttttaacataACCTAAGGACCtttgaattcactttgataTGAGGAGTGATCTGAAATTATGCCAATCACATAGACTACTTTTGCATTAtccataattttaattttttttttttttttttttattaagagtaacacAATTCATCAGTTTTTCCGGGTTAACATAACCTAACTTTAGAGGTAACATTGTACTACGCAGAAAGTGTTGCTTAGTAACAACTGCACATGATTAAGCAAATAACTTAAAACCGGGGATATTATCACTTTTTCCTTCTGGACAGTAATAACTTTAACTACACAAAGAACAAAAGCCAAAGACATGTATTCGTGCCTCACCATGTAACTGGAAATGTAATAACCTTCTATCTACTCACTTTCTTCATCACTTTCCTGCAAGTTCAGATGATTCATATTCCGTTCAAGCGGCGGAAGCCCGTCTTCTGAATCACAAGAGCTCTCATCCCCACCGAGAGATGCTGAGTGTGCTTCTGAAGCAGTGGAGAGCAaaaacatattttgaggttAGTTAACATAAGTTATTGTATTTTGTACTGCTTTATGTGACGATCTGGCATAAATCAAAAACTTTCTTCATTTCATATATGGGATCAGGATTCATATAACAATCATGGATTGGATTATGAGAAAAACATGGCCCATATGACAGTTCTCTTACAgataatataaaaagaagaagaatttgcATAGGGAGGGAGCTTGTGAAAAAAATGATCAACTGGTCGTGGCAGTAAGTAGCAATACAACCAGCTTAAATGTGTCACAGAAAATGAGGGGAATACTAGATAAAACTGGCAGCGAAAGAAGGCAACCTCTAATTCAACAGAAATGTGATGATAATTTGAAAGAGAAAATAGTTagcccacaactccagaaggAGAAGGGGTTTACAGAGTTTAATTCAATCAagagtattaaaaaaataaaaaataataataaaaaataaaaaataaaaataaaaataaaaataaaataaaataaaaagaaaagaagaagaagaagaaagaaagaaagaaaagaagaagaactacAGAGGATCCCACAAGTCATTTGATGGCAAACACGTTTGACATATAAAACTTCAGTTATACCAATATTAACAAATCTATGCAAGAATAACTTCTAGATCAATTAAGATGGGACCTCAAATATGGCATTCAAACATAGaggaacactttttttttcccttttttcacAGTAACAACAAATACCTTTCACTTCTGGTGGAACCTTTGGAACTTGTCTTTGTTGTGAAAGCCAAGCATTTTGAACTGAAATAATATTAGCACTATTTTCACACTCGGAGTATGCCTTCAGAAGTTCCCTGCATCAATTAAAATGCCAGAATTTGAAAGAGTAAGAGTCATGAAAAATCTCAACTCTCCAAGGAAATGAAATTGCATTGTAAATACATCTGTTAAGAcaaatgcattttttatttcCAAACCCTTTTGAAATCAGTATACTATGCACTTTTCTTGGATCTCCAAAAATTGAATGATCCAGTGTTACTATGTGATTCCCATACACATATGGTTTAGTTGCATTTTGAAAGACAAATTTGTGCCATCTTAACTTATTGAAGAAATGACATATATCATATCCATAGAGATCCAAAACTCGTTTCTCTCCATGTTTTTTTTCCAGTGTAGTTGTAGTACCTATGTTCTAACTAACAACTACATTCTATAAACATAATAATCAAGTCATCCACTCTTGCAGAGACCTCAGACCTAACAAACAGATCCTAATAAGAAACAAGCCAGGTCTGGAAAGGAGAAACGATCATATTAACTTCCCCACTTAACTGGATGTTTGAGAAATGATGCTATGCATGTTTTACTGTGTAATTGAGTGCAGACAAGCACACACGCTCTATCAACTGACCTCAGGTTTTAGAAATCTCACGCTATAGGTTTTAAAAACTACAGAATAACTTACCGAAAAGATGTATGGCCAAGATATAGGTAGGTTTGAGATGACTTAGGCTTTTTGAAAGATATGTCAGAGACCTCTTGATAGCTAGGGCCTTTGTACAACATACACTTTCTGAACTCGTGATCAAGAAGAAACAGAGGTGAAGCTTTCAGTAGAGTAGCTCTCTGATGGCCATCCATTTAATGGTTCAAGGGATAGGGACACTCAGATCTCGATTTTAGATATTGTTAGATATTGTGGTCTCTTTGTTCATGAGGTTAAAACTTTTTAGGCCTGGTTGCGTTCAACTCAAATAACTTTTATACTGTTCAGGAAAATACATACACACTAGTGTACATGGACCACACTTTCCAATTAATAAAGTATCTTCATAATTCACAGAGAATAGATAAGTGAATATGAGAACAAAAACACACCTGTTGAGGGACAAGAAAGCATGACCCCACTTAAACTTGCCAAGCAACAGATTTGCAGTTTCCTCTTCCCCACTGGTAAACCATATGatagaaacataaaaacagAGATAAGATGCTCTATTAGAGAACATATCTGATCTTGGGCACAACTTAAGAGACATGTTCACAACATAGAAGGTGGGGAGACCAAGTATACTGGAATAGTGACCCGCTAAAATTAGAAATGCTGCCAGAGTAGATTATGCAGGACCCAGCCCTGATTAAAGTTGggaaataaaactaaaaagtaaaataagaaATCAATGAAAACTAAAATGGAATCCTTATCTTGAAAGAATATCAATCAATCAGAACATTTTCCTTCAGATCTCAGAATTCTACCGAATTATCTTCAAAAGTAGGACATCAAAGCTAGTTCTACTGAAGGTGTGTGCTAAGGTGGGGTCAGATGCCCCTTGACACTCGTAggcttaaaaataaaatgctgtTGTGTCATTAGGCTGTTATAGTCTCATTAAAGCTGCTTCTACCATAGGAGTCTCATTCTAGCATCTTTGGCCTTTCGGCTACAAGGATACAAACAATAGCAACTTCAGACTTTTTGATGGGGGTCCATGCATCCTAACATTGCCACttaccaaaacacaaaataagccAGTAACCTTGTCTCTCAAACAAACTAATTATAACACGTACTAAGTCTATGCAAATAATAATCTGATAAGAGCCTCCTTAGTAGAGATCTGCATCTGCAAAGCAACGTGCATCTCACATATAGGGTTCAGCAGATGGAAGCTAGACCTGCCTGCCTGCCTGCTAAGTTCCAAATAAAACTCAATTTGTCCTCTAAGTACAGTTAAGAGCTGGTTtatacaacaattttttttataagaaatcaTGCACCAATATAAAAATTAGAAGGAACACCAATGATCACAAACTTCAGTAGGGTTTGGCACCCTAAGAAACTGTATTGCTTAGATGAGGTTTGGGTACCATATGAGTAAAGCTGCAGATAATGCCTCCACACAAGATAGTTGACATGGTCTACCATAATTTACTGGATTTGCTGCTACAAGCCACGGCACTGCACTTTCAAGTGGTTTGTCAATGTTAAAGACAGGCTAAGAGACAATCAAACACAGCAATTCCATGAACAATCATAACAATGCCAATAAATAATATATCCAGGAACAGAGACACCAGAGACATTTCATAAGTGCAGTAAATTCCTCAACATGTCATCTATATAAGAAAATGAACCagaagtgaaaaaataaacaatgcagTGAAAGAAATTATATGTATAAGTCGATGCAgtacaaataaaagaatttaaaagaagatgaagaagaagaagaagaagaaaagttgaTTACaagtggcattttttttttataagtaataaactggtcttattaaaagcgtaaggcgcccctaagtacactgaaagtatacaagagaacgcacctacctagaaagcgaaaaacgaacaagaaaatcgtCAAAATTAAGCGACAAAAGGGACATAaaagccactatccaaatatacaaaatatgaaaaaacgaagTTAAAATATCCTCCAAAGACCTgtccaaatcctcaaaacactctattatttctttccttccaaacacaccaaaaaaggcatgtcgccaccatcttccaaatcgtagcactccttggccttccagacgtccaccaacaagcaaacaagtcgatgactctcctaggcataacccaagacatactaAAGCGAGTAAAAAGAGCACTCCACAGAGCGTAAGCCacatcgcaatgaagaagaaggtgatccactgattccccatttcgtttgcacatacaacatctatccaccaaaataatatgcctcttcctgagattatccaaaGTAAGGATATTGCCTAGGGTCACCGACTATGCAAAAAAAGCCACCCTCGTAGGAGCCTGAGTCACCTAAGAGCTCCAAATTATCCGCAACAAAGGCATCCTTCGTacaagcaataccaaataaaacaaaaaaagcttccttaagaacTGTATCCctacaccacaaatcatgccaaaatttggtCCTAGTCCCATCCCCCATCTCAAATGTAGAAAAGCCTAAAAATGTTTCTCACCATTTCCTGaagttcttccacaaccccaccccaaaggcacctACAGGCTCAAAGGAGTACCAACCTCCCCATAAACTGTCAAACTTAGAGTCCACCGcaattctccaccaagcttctctctcaatcccataacGCCACAATCATTTACCTAACATAGCCCAATTGAACATCACTAAGTTCCTGATACCCAGCCCTCTCtctgaaattggggtacaaaccttggaccaactcaccaaatgatatttgaattcatcACCAATCCCTCCCCATAAAAAATCTCGTtgcagcttctcaatgcgagcaCCTACACTTGTCGGGAGAGGAAATAGAGACAAAAAATATGTGGGTATGTTAGTGagggtactcttgataagggtgacTCTACCTCCCATGGAAAGGTATACCCTTTTCCAATTGGCCAACAATCGttcaatcttctcaataacGTCGTCCCAAAAAATACAGGTGGCATTTTATCCTCCACTGATGGAATATTGACAcatttgtatataaaaattgtAAGTTGAAAGAAGCATTATCAccagactttttttctttttctttttctttatgaaGGGTAATCCCTCCAAGGCAGGGTCACTTTATATACCCACCCCTATCGGCCAAACCCCACACCCATGCAAAAGCACCCCCTCCACACAAATCGGATAAGACTCCGGCTTCGCCGGTGGGTGTGACCTCaaggatttgtttgcacccaagAGAATTCGAGCCTAGGCATAATCACCAAACTTACCCACTTGTATCTTTTAGGTGAGGTCTAAACAGATGAATGATTGAAAGCAAAAGTTGCATTCCTTTGGATACAAGATAATAAACTTTTAGCCTATTCTGAAGATCTCAAACCTCAAAAAGTACAACGGGCAAAGATGTAAGCGCCCTATGCCGAGGTTCTTTCTATGATGAGCATTTCCTCCAACCAGGACACCAACAACTTATGCTCATTTCAACCATTAAATCAAAGCCAAGCCTTGTTCTTGTTCATTTTGGTGATTAGTTTTcatgagtttctttttttttttttgcccctaCTAGTTAGGTGCCTTCTTTTGTATATTCCCTGTGTACCTGgaggcaccttacgctttttataatatcttgattacttatcaaaaaattaaataaaagccAAGCCAGTCAATCAACGTACTATCCATAAATTGACAAAACAACAGATTAAATCAGGGAGCCATAAGGTGCAGGAAATAACCATAATTTCTGTGCAAATGAAAAATAAGTTTTACTGCCTTCAATAGAAAACTCTCTGCTTTAAAGCAAATTGAACTTTTAGGGAATGagcaaaaaggaaaagacaaaaacCATTCAATACTTTGCAGATTCTGCAAATGGATCGACTTTATTGTTTCTGGATGAACCACCAGCCATCAAAAGTCTATCCTATGTCCTAAGATATATTCTCATTGAGTAAATCCATTGGATCACTACAGAATAAACAGGATCAATGAATGTGTAAGTTATCACAGATACTTCCAGGAAAGGAGCTACTTATCAAATTTCATGACCAATGGTCTCTAGATCATTTCCAAGTGTTCACACACTTGGAGTCATCcaatatgagaaatgttaaataGATCCATAACCATACACCATAAGAACAATACACAAAGGTGCTATATATGTGGAATACACCCATAGACATGTTCGAGATACACATACATCAAAGAAAATGCGTATGTAAAAGCATGCGAATGTGGCTCTATGTTAAATAGGATATTCCCAATGAGTATTCTGTTTAAAGAATCAAAGTACATACAAAGACGAGGAGCAGCACAACGCAGCTTCACAAAAGGTACATCACCCAATCGTGCCCATGAACAATCCACAACAGCTAATCCTTTCCTCTTCATTAAGCTATAATCTTCTTTTGAGACACATTGTGTACCAACTGGACTGCCAGAATGGATataaacacataataaaaatcattaaaggaattttttaatgttttttatatGCATGTGCAATATATTAACTTGTTGTAAATTGATAAGATTTCAACCTAAGAACCCTACCCCATCCAACCCCTTTACCACCTGAGCCATAAGGAATACAGTAACATCCAATTTCATTTGAGAGGTATCAACTGCTTATTGAAGGGAATAATAGGTTCTACTACAAATCTGCATTCATATGATTATAAGGGTCTCTCCCTTATGCTTGCATGGATAATATACCCCAATCAGCTTGCCCACCTTCCCCAGTCCAAAAATCGACCCAGAGAGAAGCTTCTGATCATTGGTTTCATTCTTTTGAGCTGAAATGTTTGAGCAGACATGTACATTAATTGAGATCCACTACAGCGATGAGGGTTGCATAGGGGAAGCAATGACTGGATAATAGCCCCATCAACCAAAAGACAGGTTATGTCAATCCTACTAGTGGAATAGAAGctattacttttttcttttttgcttttgtttcttttcagcTAGAAACTATTCATGCTACCCTCGCTATATGAACGGACAACCAGCTGATGTTTAAACATGTTACAGATCTTCATATTGACATACAAAGATAAAATGTGAAATCACTCAACAAAAATAAGTAAACACCACAGAAAATTAAGATAAAGCAAATTAATATGCATTAAATACCTTAAAACAATTCCCCCAAAACCATTATTCACGCGCAACTCCTGCATGAGATTATTTAAATGTCAAGATTACGAACATGTCAACTATCTTCTTTTCATGATAGAACGGAATGATATTAAATTACTAGATTAAGCAAATAGTGGCTGAAGCAAATGAAACTTTGATTTTCAAATCTCGAATAAGCATTAACCTGTTGATCCAGCTTTAATTTCAGAATATATTGCTCTTGGTCATTTTAACCAACATCGCTTCTTGATACAACCATTTAAGATTCAGAACTACCATAAAATGTTTCAACTACTTAGATATTTTTGACATATATCAACTATCAATACAAAGTTGCAGCCAACCGCAAATACCAGTGACCAAAAATATATTGATGGGCTGTTACAGCAAGGTGATCTCCACATATTTCATGCCTACTCATTGTGAAGAAACTCATGATGTCAAGTTACAGAGCATTATTTTGGTTCATTTGAATCAGAAAAGGACAAGAATATTAGATCCATGcacaattctttttcttttttctttttctttttctttttcttaaggtCACCACATGGCTTGCATATGAGAAAGCCCAAATCTTCCAACCACAAAAGGAAAGCCTTTCAAAATTCATCTCTCCAAAGACTGCAACTTTATCCGATTTGAACTTTCAACATCAGCAGATACAAAAGTTAttgtcattattaaaaaaaaaatttctaagagcagtttttaggaatttttcaaattcatttgaaCATCTTATTCTTAGTGCATCAAATGGCTAGCAAAGGATGGAGGAGGCCACGGGATATATACAACCCTCAAAGAGAGATCAGGTTATCCCTGAAGCTTAAGGGATTCCACGATCCCCGGTTCTTCtaccttgatttgtttttcttagttgcctttattgtttttgttcGGCCAGATTTTCCAAAGGTAAGTCCCTTACTCTAAATGACAATTCCATATCTCATTCTAAAAAGAATCTCATCACTAACTTTGCACTgtcaaaacaagaaaagaaaaaaaaaaaaaaaaaaccttggaaATTTTTATTCCAGAACATGAACAACTCTTACAGGGTCTTATTTTGAATTGGTCACTTCAACTCAACCTATACTAAATTTCAACTTAtcaattttctcattttctacCAAGTGCAATAATGTATCTGAAGATTTAAAAACATGATACTAAAGACAAAATACCTTATGCTGAAACTGAATTTACAATGAGGAAAAATTACATTGCAGTTAACATTAGACAGATGCAAATGTACATGAGCAAAACATGATTAGAAACAAAATGAGAAACAGATACTTTCTTTTAACAGGCCGAATCTTGAGAGCTTCCTTCCAGTGCACCTTTTTGCATCACATTGCCCAAAATCCTGAATCAACAACACAGCACCTTCATATCATAAAAACAGCATTGATCCTAGACATATAaagttcaaataaatatttttcttagtaATGCTTTAAgaaggggggggaggggggagagagagagagagagatggggagTGCAACAACCAAACCAGTAAGATGTCACTCTCCCACCATTAACTGTGGCCCGCCCCAGCATGGCAGCATTCACTTGAATacaaaactcatccgaaaataATTATAACCACAAATAATAACTCAAACATAAGATTGCTTGTTATACAATTCACACTATCACATGGGGAAAAATGCCAAACACAAAAGGTTGCTCAGTATACAATGACAAGCATGGAGCGCGCAGAAccaatcaaaacaaataaaatcaaaaaggCGACAGAGAAAAATGCATACCCACATAGCAAGATGGATTTTCGGACCTGCTGGCTCCTCTTCAGCTGCTGCACCAGTAAGAAAGTTGTTCAGCCACCAAAAAGACAAAACCCAGTGACACAGCGGCAATATATCAAACACCTTTCGTACCCAATActtaaaactaaaaatgaaataagagaaaggaaaacaaaagcaaGTTATCAAGTTGGGACCTTGGTCAGATGGCAGAGACTCGTCTTCCCTGGAAAATTATGTGGAAAAAGTGAGATTaagaaaatcaagaagaaaagaagacacTGGAAGAAGATGGGACTGACGGAAGTTGATGGCTTCGGCTGGACTGCCCCCGATGGGGGTGGTGGTTCTTGAACCGCCTGGTCTTGCTGTTGTGGCTCATATTTCCGTGAAAGTGGAGGTAAGCCAAGTACACGCACTGGGAAGAAGTGCGCAAAGGACGAGCTCCGAGAACGATGGCGGTGGTGTGTGGTTGGCTTGCTATGGCTTTGTTTTTATAGGTTACCCTTGTCCGGTGGAaccccaaaaagaagaagaagaagaaaacgagGCATAAATCAAAGGTAAATTTATGATAAGTTCACAAGTAAACgggtctgattttttttttttactctcacTTTTTAGGTTTGTGTGAATTTGAAATGAGTTATAATGCGTTTTCGTTCTAATAAAGCGATGTTCATTAATaccatgagttttttttttttttttttttttttttttttttttttttttttttgaagggattaATACCATGAGTTGGGAATAGGATCttcttattttaaaagaaattgagagaatttTCTCTCATGGCTTGATGGTGGCTCGTGCCATCGAGATTAGAGTATCTTTAGCAGTTGAAGTTAAAATAACTACTCATAAAGTATTAATCTCTACTTTACCTACtaattatcttaaaaacactccaacaataatctctaatccactcttcattttctttaaataatattttttaattgttttatttcctTTCCCTCTCTTCCGTCCTCAGCCCCAACCGGCCAACCCCATCAAACCCACAGTCAAACCACTAAAACCAGCcttgcccacccacacccaagacTCAGAATCGTCGATGGTGGCTAGTGCGGTCGATTGTCGGTGGTGCGGTATAGTGAGGTAATTTGTCCtaaattcaacattttctttACTTCTCCTTGGTGTTTCTCGGCAAACAAATGAGGGATAGAGAATAGTATCGGTGTTTCTATACCATGTGGTGGGCGATTTGACAGTGGGGAAGCTAGATTCAACATTTTCTTTACTTCTCCTTGGTGTTTCTTAGCAGACAAACGAGGGATTGAGAATGGTATCGGTATTTCTGTACCATGTGGTGGGCGATCTGACGGTGGGGAAGCCAGAGATCGTGGAGTTcctggagatggagatggtggaGTCGGCTATACGTGCTGTTGGAGACTCAACGGAAGGGGTGGGTGATAGCGGTGTGGACGGAGAGAGGGatggaaagaaaatattaataaacaaagtTTTAGCTGATAAACAGGAATAGACAACATTAGCTATTTACCGTTCACtgttaagaaagaaaaagaaaaagaaaaaaaaaaaaaaaaaaaaaaaaggtccaaaatggttaaatttgactattttggctAAAGTAGCAACCAGGGGTGAGCATGGGCCGGGGGGGGCAGGTTAccccttttttggccccgccccgcacacaTGCGGGTTCTCAAATTTACACATGTAAACCGCATAAAATCAGTGACATCCATGCGGGGAAGGGGTGGGTGACGCGGGGCGGGGGACGCGGGGCGGGGGATGCAGGGTTTGCGGGCTGTGCGGGTATCCCGATTCAAGCCAAAACATGAGAAAAATCAAACTTAAGCCAGATTTAATACCAAACATACACAAGTAGTGATAATTCTTTCCAGTATATGTTGCGTATAAGAAGAacccacaacaacaacaacaacaagaatATTCTTGAAAGAGGATTGCCATAAAGAAAATTAGACATTCTTGGACTCACCTCCTCATCCTCTGTATCAGCAGGACTACTTGGTAATTGGTAATGCTTTGTTTACCCATAGGCCATTGGATTGGCAGAGCAAGCAAAGATGAGAACGATCGATTGAGGCTATGGGCTGTGGTGCTGTGCGGCGTAAGGGAAGAtgaagttagggttttttttggacaattgcGTTTTTAGCATTTAGGCTAAACGCACCGTATGAGTATTTAGGCTAAACGCACCGTTTGGAGTAGGGAGTGTAATGACTAATAGCTGTATCACACTTTAAAAAAGACTACAACCTGCATGCAACACGTGGTCCATTAGTCTTCGGCTCTTCATCTTCCagattcttcctcttctcttcttttcgtTTTAGGTTTTACCGTTTCAACTTCagctcttcttttcctttcttcttttcgcAAATCCTCCAGGCTCCAGTCCTCCTCCATTCCACCTTCCTCCTTCGTTAGTAACGAAGACGAagagaagatgaagagaagaggaagatgaagacctagaagaggaagaaaataagagaaacatGAAAAGGGGGGTGCGGCTGCGGTGCGCTAAGGTTAAGAAAGGggggtagggtttttttaattatatatataatttgtgcGGGTAGGGGCGGGTCCCTGGCTTCTTTCAAATggtcccccccgcaacccgcACCGCACCGTGTGGGGGGCCCAAAAACAGGCCCGTGgcccgcaccatgggtgcgggtttcCTGCTAtatggggcggggcggggcggagCGGAGCGGGTGTTGCGGTTTGGGGCGGATATTGCAGTTTTTTACTCACTTCTAATAGCAACTCTGTTGTAGATGCTCTTATTAGATTAAGAGTGGCTTGCAGCTACTTCCATGGAACTAAGGGGAAGTAGGGGGAGACTCCTTCTATGAGAATTAGATCTTTACCTCCTTCACCAGGGGATCCACCTTCCCTTTCAATTCGGTCCACCGTTTCCAACTCCTTTttgcagcttttttttttttttgaaaaatatacatatccctctcaaactaccactcaattgtcaatgtacttgccaaactaccaattgtgtcaatgctccccctcaaactaccaaaaaatgtcaatgtcccccctaaaaccaacaaaaagacaaaagtgaccctaattttttttttaataagacaaaaatgtccttataaattaaaaaaaaaactaaaactaaaactaaaaaattaaaaaaattaaaaattattgaaaaaaaaaattaaaaaaattaaaaaaaaaaaggaaaaaagaacgattttttttttttaaaaaaaaaattaaacgaaaaaaaaactgaaaattataaaaactatttaaaaaaatcgaaaaataaaaaataaaaaccattttttattaatttttgtttttttaaaaaaagtcaaaagtaaaaataactggaaattttttttaaaaaaataaaatgaaatgaaaccaaacaaaaaaaaaacagtttttaattttttttggaataaatttttgttattttatatttttttaatatttttttttagtttttttttaaataattttatgaagggtatttttgtcattaggggacattgacaattttttggtagtttaggagaagagattgacacaattggtagtttgaggagtacattgacaatgaggcgGTAGTTTAAAGGagttatgtgtatttttattttttttttctttttctttttttcgttaatttttttggacatgaatgaaattttaaaaaacttcaaatatgATGGGACAATTTTGATATGATCGTCATTACATATGGCATTATCACGTGTAAAATTGGATACTTGGTAGACTTCTCGTTAAAAAATGGATGAACGCAATATTTTAGGAATCTCGAGAATTGTTTGCCGATGAAACCAACTGCACACTAATTGTTTAGactttatattatttgtttggaATAACTTCTCAAAAGGCTATCAAATTATACgttgttttgaaataaagtattgAACTAGCAAATGTCTCAAATTAAAGTATCaaagtttccaaacgtctcacttaaagaTATTTCGTTAAGATTTAACATCAAA
The Alnus glutinosa chromosome 14, dhAlnGlut1.1, whole genome shotgun sequence genome window above contains:
- the LOC133857740 gene encoding uncharacterized protein LOC133857740 isoform X1, coding for MSHNSKTRRFKNHHPHRGQSSRSHQLPEDESLPSDQAAEEEPAGPKIHLAMWDFGQCDAKRCTGRKLSRFGLLKELRVNNGFGGIVLSPVGTQCVSKEDYSLMKRKGLAVVDCSWARLGDVPFVKLRCAAPRLLPWLVAANPVNYGRPCQLSCVEALSAALLICGEEETANLLLGKFKWGHAFLSLNRELLKAYSECENSANIISVQNAWLSQQRQVPKVPPEVKEAHSASLGGDESSCDSEDGLPPLERNMNHLNLQESDEESE
- the LOC133857740 gene encoding uncharacterized protein LOC133857740 isoform X3; this translates as MSHNSKTRRFKNHHPHRGQSSRSHQLPEDESLPSDQAAEEEPAGPKIHLAMWDFGQCDAKRCTGRKLSRFGLLKELRVNNGFGGIVLSPVGTQCVSKEDYSLMKRKGLAVVDCSWARLGDVPFVKLRCAAPRLLPWLVAANPVNYGRPCQLSCVEALSAALLIWELLKAYSECENSANIISVQNAWLSQQRQVPKVPPEVKEAHSASLGGDESSCDSEDGLPPLERNMNHLNLQESDEESE
- the LOC133857740 gene encoding uncharacterized protein LOC133857740 isoform X2, with translation MSHNSKTRRFKNHHPHRGQSSRSHQLPEDESLPSDQAEEEPAGPKIHLAMWDFGQCDAKRCTGRKLSRFGLLKELRVNNGFGGIVLSPVGTQCVSKEDYSLMKRKGLAVVDCSWARLGDVPFVKLRCAAPRLLPWLVAANPVNYGRPCQLSCVEALSAALLICGEEETANLLLGKFKWGHAFLSLNRELLKAYSECENSANIISVQNAWLSQQRQVPKVPPEVKEAHSASLGGDESSCDSEDGLPPLERNMNHLNLQESDEESE